The Agromyces hippuratus genome has a window encoding:
- a CDS encoding alpha/beta fold hydrolase, with the protein MPHVTADDGAQIFYKDWGSGGTPVLLSHGWPLNADAWEAAALFLAEHGHRAIAHDRRGHGRSSQTWNGNEMDTYADDLACLIEHLDLTDLTLVGHSTAGGEIAHYVGRHGSARVAKLVLVSAVPPLMLEASDNPGGLPLAVFDGIRAGEASDRSQLYRDLADGPFFGHNRNTDISQGVRDAFWLQSMACGHRAAYECIAAFSATDFRPDLASIDVPTLVIHGDDDQIVPFQVGGARSAELIEGATLLVYENGAHGLPDTDRDRLHADLLAFIDS; encoded by the coding sequence ATGCCCCACGTCACTGCCGATGACGGCGCGCAGATCTTCTACAAGGACTGGGGTTCGGGCGGCACACCGGTGCTCCTGAGCCACGGGTGGCCGCTGAACGCGGACGCCTGGGAGGCGGCGGCGCTCTTCCTCGCCGAGCACGGGCACCGCGCGATCGCGCACGACCGGCGCGGCCACGGCCGATCGAGCCAGACGTGGAACGGCAACGAGATGGACACGTACGCCGACGACCTCGCCTGCCTCATCGAACACCTCGACCTGACGGATCTCACGCTCGTCGGGCATTCGACCGCGGGCGGCGAGATCGCGCACTACGTCGGCCGGCATGGTTCGGCGCGGGTCGCGAAGCTCGTGCTCGTCTCGGCTGTGCCCCCGCTCATGCTCGAAGCCTCCGACAACCCGGGCGGGTTGCCGCTCGCCGTGTTCGACGGGATTCGTGCGGGCGAGGCATCCGATCGCTCGCAGCTGTACCGCGACCTCGCCGACGGGCCGTTCTTCGGTCACAACCGCAACACCGACATCTCGCAGGGTGTGCGCGACGCGTTCTGGCTGCAGAGCATGGCCTGCGGGCACCGTGCCGCCTACGAATGCATCGCGGCGTTCTCGGCCACGGATTTCCGGCCCGACCTGGCGAGCATCGACGTGCCGACCCTTGTGATCCACGGCGATGACGACCAGATCGTGCCCTTCCAGGTCGGCGGCGCTCGCTCGGCCGAGCTCATCGAAGGGGCGACGCTGCTGGTCTACGAGAACGGCGCGCACGGCCTGCCCGACACCGACCGCGATCGGCTGCACGCGGACCTGCTCGCCTTCATCGACTCCTGA
- a CDS encoding alpha/beta hydrolase, translating into MTDQTDSAAPDTIVLVHGLWMTPRSWRGWKERFESKGFTVLTPAYPGFEIEVEALRENPDVIAKLTVPETVDHIAAQIEALPKPPIIMGHSFGGTLTQLLLARGLGASAVVVDSAPTEGVRMTPLSQAKSLFPALKNPANIHRAVAFTPEEFHYAFANTLSREDSDAAWEEFAIAAPGNWIWAYGLIANFKPGRQETWVDYAKDRAPLLFIGGEKDHIMPPSVNKSNAKHYAKSPALTEYVEFPGRSHWICAEPGWEEVADHALEWALAHASESVVLGATAE; encoded by the coding sequence ATGACCGACCAGACCGACTCCGCCGCCCCCGACACCATCGTGCTCGTGCACGGCCTCTGGATGACCCCGCGCAGCTGGCGGGGCTGGAAGGAGCGCTTCGAGTCGAAGGGCTTCACCGTGCTCACGCCCGCCTACCCCGGTTTCGAGATCGAGGTCGAGGCGTTGCGCGAGAACCCCGACGTCATCGCGAAGCTCACGGTGCCCGAGACCGTCGACCACATCGCCGCCCAGATCGAGGCGCTGCCGAAGCCGCCGATCATCATGGGCCACTCGTTCGGCGGCACGCTCACGCAGCTGCTGCTCGCGCGGGGGCTCGGCGCGTCGGCCGTCGTCGTCGACTCCGCGCCGACCGAGGGCGTGCGGATGACGCCCCTCTCCCAGGCGAAGTCGCTCTTCCCGGCGCTGAAGAACCCCGCGAACATCCATCGGGCCGTCGCGTTCACGCCCGAGGAGTTCCACTACGCGTTCGCGAACACGCTGTCGCGCGAGGACTCCGACGCTGCATGGGAGGAGTTCGCGATCGCCGCACCGGGCAACTGGATCTGGGCGTACGGGCTCATCGCAAACTTCAAGCCCGGCCGCCAGGAGACCTGGGTCGACTACGCGAAGGATCGTGCACCCCTGCTCTTCATCGGCGGCGAGAAGGACCACATCATGCCCCCGAGCGTGAACAAGTCGAACGCGAAGCACTACGCGAAGTCGCCGGCGCTCACGGAGTACGTCGAGTTCCCGGGTCGCTCGCACTGGATCTGCGCCGAGCCCGGTTGGGAGGAAGTGGCCGACCACGCCCTCGAGTGGGCGCTCGCACACGCGAGTGAGTCGGTGGTGCTCGGCGCAACGGCCGAGTGA
- a CDS encoding Dps family protein: MTDTKIAPKSPKAGANADVASGVAQFLTPVVQELVALAVNGKQAHWHVRGVNFIAVHELLDEVVAHAQEWADLAAERVVALGLPVDGRLKSVADKSGAVNPKLGFQPYDEAIADVVAQIDLAAEKVAEAIDGLDELDPVSQDVVIEIRRGLDKDRWFLFSHVAVK, encoded by the coding sequence ATGACAGACACCAAGATCGCCCCCAAGAGCCCCAAGGCCGGCGCGAACGCCGACGTGGCATCGGGCGTCGCGCAGTTCCTCACCCCGGTCGTGCAGGAGCTCGTCGCCCTCGCCGTGAATGGCAAGCAGGCGCACTGGCACGTACGCGGCGTGAACTTCATCGCAGTGCACGAGCTGCTCGACGAGGTCGTGGCGCACGCGCAGGAGTGGGCCGACCTCGCGGCTGAGCGAGTCGTCGCACTGGGCCTGCCGGTCGACGGCCGCCTCAAGTCGGTCGCCGACAAGAGCGGCGCCGTGAACCCGAAGCTCGGGTTCCAGCCCTACGACGAGGCCATCGCCGACGTCGTCGCCCAGATCGACCTCGCGGCCGAGAAGGTCGCCGAGGCGATCGACGGACTCGACGAGCTCGACCCGGTGAGTCAAGACGTCGTGATCGAGATCCGCCGCGGCCTCGACAAGGACCGCTGGTTCCTCTTCTCGCACGTCGCCGTGAAGTAA
- a CDS encoding response regulator transcription factor, producing the protein MTDRAPLRIVLAEDSVLLREGLVRLFDEAGFETVAAYGEADSLLAALDETRPDLAILDVRMPPSFRDEGVRAAIELRRRMPRVGVLLLSQYVEGTYAHELLSSGEGGMGYLLKDRVASLDELEDAVERVSQGGTVLDPQVVRELLARRSDPLETLTPREREVMTLMAEGRTNAGIAKQLFIGVGAVEKNVTSIFQKLGLEDSGTDHRRVLAVLTWLQR; encoded by the coding sequence ATGACCGATCGCGCCCCGCTCCGCATCGTGCTCGCCGAGGATTCGGTGCTGCTCCGCGAGGGGCTCGTGCGGCTCTTCGACGAGGCCGGCTTCGAGACGGTGGCCGCCTACGGCGAGGCCGATTCGCTCCTCGCGGCTCTCGACGAGACCCGGCCCGACCTCGCGATCCTCGACGTGCGCATGCCTCCGTCGTTCCGTGACGAGGGAGTGCGCGCGGCCATCGAACTGCGGCGGCGCATGCCGAGGGTCGGCGTGCTGCTGCTCAGCCAGTACGTCGAGGGCACGTACGCCCACGAACTGCTCTCTTCGGGCGAGGGCGGCATGGGCTATCTGCTGAAGGACCGCGTCGCGTCGCTCGACGAACTCGAAGACGCCGTCGAACGGGTCAGCCAGGGCGGCACCGTGCTCGATCCGCAGGTCGTGCGCGAGCTGCTCGCCCGCCGCAGCGACCCGCTCGAGACCCTGACGCCCCGCGAACGCGAGGTCATGACGCTCATGGCCGAGGGGCGCACCAACGCCGGCATCGCGAAGCAGCTCTTCATCGGCGTCGGTGCCGTGGAGAAGAACGTCACGTCGATCTTCCAGAAGCTCGGACTCGAGGACTCGGGCACCGACCATCGGCGCGTGCTCGCCGTGCTCACCTGGCTGCAGCGCTGA
- a CDS encoding sensor histidine kinase yields the protein MSTDTTETTATPPASASVATTDAAPKRRSYWSLWAKVPREFAFLILTMPIAITGLVVLATTFFTGLGLIALVFGVFIVVASLFIARGFGTLELVRLRWAGRTEITRPVWNRDNREQGFWRTIFAPFVDGHYWLYMLHGMIINPVISIVSWSLTIAWTSVALGGTTGWIWQRYIPDGRGDQDFWLYDVVVDWMFPGNTWQIDPVVGETVFEFFLGLIFLATLPFVFRGLTLLHDVIARGVLGSWRSEALEREVAQLAASRGAAVQAEDASLRRLERDIHDGPQQRLVRLQMDLAAIERKLERDPESARELLVEAREQARETLDELRALSRGFAPPILQDRGLAVALQSVAARSPIPVTVEIDLPTDAALPASIERNAYFIAAELLTNAVKHAEASGIRLTVSTRDTGATGHWLDVWVTDNGRGGAALTAGHGLAGLEERVQGLRGVLVVDSPVGGPTTIGAHIPFAPLAAGETAIQA from the coding sequence ATGAGCACTGACACCACTGAGACCACGGCGACGCCCCCGGCGTCCGCCTCCGTCGCGACCACCGATGCCGCGCCGAAGCGCCGCAGCTACTGGTCGCTGTGGGCGAAGGTGCCGCGCGAGTTCGCCTTCCTCATCCTCACCATGCCGATCGCGATCACCGGGCTCGTCGTGCTCGCGACGACCTTCTTCACCGGACTCGGGCTGATCGCACTGGTCTTCGGCGTCTTCATCGTCGTCGCATCGCTCTTCATCGCCCGCGGGTTCGGCACCCTCGAGCTCGTGCGCCTGCGTTGGGCGGGTCGCACCGAGATCACCCGCCCGGTCTGGAACCGCGACAACCGCGAGCAGGGCTTCTGGCGCACGATCTTCGCGCCGTTCGTCGACGGCCACTACTGGCTCTACATGCTGCACGGCATGATCATCAACCCGGTCATCAGCATCGTCTCGTGGAGCCTCACGATCGCCTGGACCTCGGTGGCCCTCGGCGGCACGACGGGCTGGATCTGGCAGCGCTACATCCCCGACGGCCGCGGCGACCAGGACTTCTGGCTCTACGACGTCGTCGTCGACTGGATGTTCCCGGGCAACACCTGGCAGATCGACCCCGTCGTCGGTGAGACGGTCTTCGAGTTCTTCCTCGGCCTGATCTTCCTCGCCACCCTGCCGTTCGTGTTCCGCGGCCTCACGCTGCTGCACGATGTCATCGCGCGCGGCGTGCTGGGCTCGTGGCGCTCCGAAGCCCTCGAGCGCGAGGTCGCGCAGCTCGCCGCCTCCCGCGGCGCAGCTGTGCAGGCCGAAGACGCGTCGCTCCGACGCCTCGAACGCGACATCCACGACGGCCCGCAGCAGCGGCTCGTGCGGCTGCAGATGGACCTCGCCGCGATCGAGCGCAAGCTCGAGCGCGACCCCGAGTCGGCGCGCGAACTGCTCGTCGAAGCCCGCGAGCAGGCCCGCGAGACCCTCGACGAGCTGCGGGCGCTCTCGCGCGGGTTCGCCCCGCCGATCCTGCAGGACCGCGGTCTCGCCGTCGCCCTGCAGTCGGTCGCAGCCCGCAGCCCGATTCCGGTCACGGTGGAGATCGACCTGCCGACGGATGCCGCGCTGCCCGCGTCGATCGAGCGCAACGCCTACTTCATCGCCGCCGAACTGCTCACGAACGCCGTGAAGCACGCCGAGGCGAGCGGCATCCGCCTCACCGTCTCGACGCGCGACACGGGCGCGACCGGCCACTGGCTCGACGTCTGGGTGACCGACAACGGGCGCGGCGGCGCAGCGCTCACCGCAGGGCACGGCCTCGCGGGTCTCGAGGAGCGCGTGCAGGGCCTGCGCGGCGTGCTCGTCGTCGACAGCCCCGTCGGCGGCCCCACGACGATCGGCGCGCACATCCCGTTCGCGCCGCTCGCTGCGGGGGAGACGGCAATCCAGGCCTGA
- a CDS encoding multicopper oxidase family protein — MPVTRLRPPQLRRPRAVLGTALAAVAAGGLVAIAFAGCGVVGPGPISTVGKVDFETPLAIPPLAESTVDADGTRVFSLDAQAGTTEFTPGQPSDTWGFNGSYLGPTLVAERGEHVRVNVANSLDEPTTVHWHGMHLPAEMDGGPHQMVAPDASWSPEWDIDQQAATLWYHPHPHGETEDHVARGLAGMFILHDEQERSLGLPSEYGVDDVPVIVQDSGFSADGEQESKQRGYAGGLGDELIVNGTRGPYLDVSDELVRLRLLNASTARTYAFAWGDARPVELIATDGGLLEASVSLDHVRLSPGERAEVLLRVTPGERVVLQSKMTPEIAGLVGPVADTNGGSDAFDVLEVRAAETLDPAPPVPAALNTIDDFDETEVAMTRNFTLDDSFEINGEAMDMGRIDETVTVDTLERWIVDNATSLPHSFHVHDVQFRIASIDGTAPPPELAGWKDTIFTEPEKEYELLMRFEDYSDPDTPYMYHCHLLWHEDQGMMGQFAVVEPGQRATITEGTHHEH, encoded by the coding sequence ATGCCAGTGACACGCCTCCGACCACCTCAGCTCCGTCGCCCCCGCGCCGTGCTCGGCACCGCGCTCGCCGCAGTTGCCGCCGGCGGCCTCGTGGCGATCGCCTTCGCCGGATGCGGCGTCGTCGGACCCGGGCCGATCTCTACGGTCGGCAAGGTCGACTTCGAGACGCCGCTCGCGATCCCGCCGCTCGCCGAGTCCACCGTCGACGCCGACGGCACGCGGGTGTTCTCGCTCGACGCCCAGGCTGGCACGACCGAGTTCACCCCGGGGCAGCCGAGCGACACGTGGGGTTTCAACGGCAGCTACCTCGGCCCGACGCTCGTCGCCGAGCGCGGCGAACATGTGCGCGTCAACGTCGCGAACTCGCTCGACGAGCCGACGACCGTGCACTGGCACGGCATGCACCTGCCCGCCGAGATGGACGGCGGCCCGCACCAGATGGTGGCACCGGATGCCTCGTGGTCGCCCGAGTGGGACATCGACCAGCAGGCCGCGACGCTCTGGTACCACCCGCACCCGCACGGCGAGACCGAGGATCACGTCGCGAGGGGGCTCGCGGGCATGTTCATCCTGCACGACGAGCAGGAACGCTCCCTCGGCCTGCCGTCGGAGTACGGCGTCGACGACGTGCCCGTCATCGTGCAGGATTCGGGATTCTCCGCCGACGGCGAGCAGGAATCGAAGCAGCGCGGGTACGCCGGCGGCCTCGGCGACGAGCTCATCGTCAACGGCACCCGCGGCCCGTACCTCGACGTCTCCGACGAGCTCGTGCGCCTGCGGCTGCTGAACGCCTCGACCGCGCGCACCTATGCCTTCGCGTGGGGCGACGCGCGCCCCGTGGAACTCATCGCGACCGACGGCGGGCTGCTCGAGGCATCCGTCTCGCTCGATCATGTGCGGCTCTCGCCGGGCGAACGCGCAGAGGTGCTGCTGCGCGTCACGCCCGGCGAGCGCGTGGTGCTGCAGTCGAAGATGACGCCCGAGATCGCGGGTCTCGTGGGGCCGGTCGCCGACACGAACGGCGGCAGCGACGCCTTCGACGTGCTCGAGGTGCGCGCAGCCGAGACGCTCGACCCGGCGCCGCCGGTGCCCGCCGCGCTCAACACGATCGACGACTTCGACGAGACCGAGGTCGCGATGACTCGCAACTTCACCCTCGATGACAGTTTCGAGATCAACGGCGAGGCGATGGACATGGGGCGCATCGACGAGACCGTGACCGTCGACACCCTCGAACGCTGGATCGTCGACAACGCGACATCGTTGCCGCACAGCTTCCACGTGCACGACGTGCAGTTCCGCATCGCGTCGATCGACGGAACTGCGCCGCCGCCCGAGCTCGCGGGCTGGAAGGACACGATCTTCACGGAGCCCGAGAAGGAGTACGAACTGCTGATGCGGTTCGAGGACTACTCCGACCCCGACACGCCGTACATGTACCACTGCCACCTGCTGTGGCATGAAGACCAGGGGATGATGGGCCAGTTCGCCGTCGTCGAGCCCGGTCAGCGTGCCACGATTACTGAGGGAACCCATCATGAGCACTGA
- a CDS encoding amidohydrolase: protein MNAMSATDAAEPVILAGARLPGADEVVDLHLAGGRVVSVAPAGEKPSGETPPRGIRRLDLDGRFVVPGLYDRHVHFSQWAMVSRRLDLAGAESAAAVARLVGASVDRGDHEVIGFGYRDGLWGDAPSRAVLDAVSGDVPVVLVAADLHACWLNSAALRRYGVEALAGSSGILREDDCFRLVREIDDVADAVLDGWVADAAHRAAARGVVGVTEYEMRWNRDDWVRRVAGGVDALRVSFGIYTQHLDRAIAEGLRTGAEVSGTSGLVTVGGYKVITDGSLNTRTAWCFDPYPGLGPDEHPYGLATVAYDELVPLMRRAHEAGITPAVHAIGDQANARVLDAFEAVGCTGSIEHAQLLRRDDIDRFARLGIVASVQPEHAMDDRDVAERYWAGRTDRAFMLADLAAAGVELALGSDAPVAPLDPWVAIAAAVGRTRDGREPWHPEQAIEARAALAASTGGQGTTVRTGMRADLAVLELDPYAASVEALRAMPVAATLLDGRITHQTL from the coding sequence ATGAATGCCATGAGCGCGACGGATGCCGCTGAGCCCGTGATCCTCGCCGGCGCACGGCTGCCCGGCGCCGACGAGGTCGTCGACCTGCACCTCGCCGGAGGCCGCGTCGTCTCGGTGGCGCCGGCAGGGGAGAAGCCGTCGGGAGAAACTCCGCCCCGCGGCATCCGTCGTCTCGACCTCGACGGCCGCTTCGTCGTGCCGGGCCTGTACGACCGGCACGTGCACTTCTCCCAGTGGGCCATGGTCTCGCGCCGCCTCGACCTGGCCGGTGCGGAGTCGGCGGCGGCCGTCGCGCGTCTCGTCGGGGCATCCGTCGACCGCGGCGACCATGAGGTGATCGGCTTCGGCTACCGCGACGGGCTCTGGGGCGACGCCCCGAGCCGCGCGGTGCTCGACGCGGTCTCGGGCGACGTGCCCGTGGTGCTCGTCGCTGCCGACCTGCACGCCTGCTGGCTGAACTCCGCGGCGCTCCGACGGTACGGAGTGGAGGCACTCGCCGGTTCCAGCGGCATACTGCGCGAAGACGACTGCTTCCGGCTCGTGCGCGAGATCGACGACGTCGCCGACGCCGTGCTCGACGGATGGGTGGCCGATGCCGCGCACCGAGCAGCCGCCCGAGGTGTGGTCGGCGTCACCGAGTACGAGATGCGGTGGAACCGCGATGACTGGGTGCGCCGGGTGGCCGGGGGAGTCGACGCGCTGCGGGTGTCGTTCGGCATCTACACGCAGCACCTCGACCGCGCGATCGCCGAGGGGCTCCGGACCGGCGCCGAGGTTTCCGGCACTTCTGGGCTCGTCACGGTGGGCGGGTACAAGGTCATCACCGACGGCTCGCTCAACACGCGCACCGCGTGGTGCTTCGACCCGTATCCCGGCCTCGGCCCCGACGAACACCCCTACGGGCTCGCGACCGTGGCGTACGACGAGCTCGTGCCGCTCATGCGGCGTGCCCACGAGGCGGGCATCACCCCGGCGGTGCACGCCATCGGCGACCAGGCCAACGCCCGGGTGCTCGATGCGTTCGAAGCGGTCGGATGCACCGGATCGATCGAGCACGCCCAGTTGCTGCGCCGCGACGATATCGACCGCTTCGCGCGGCTCGGGATCGTCGCGAGCGTGCAGCCCGAGCACGCCATGGACGACCGCGACGTCGCCGAACGCTACTGGGCCGGGCGCACCGACCGGGCGTTCATGCTCGCCGATCTCGCAGCAGCGGGCGTCGAACTCGCCCTCGGCTCCGATGCCCCCGTCGCACCGCTCGACCCGTGGGTCGCGATCGCGGCAGCCGTGGGGCGCACCCGGGACGGGCGCGAGCCGTGGCATCCCGAACAGGCGATCGAAGCACGTGCCGCGCTCGCCGCGTCCACCGGCGGGCAGGGAACGACCGTTCGCACGGGCATGCGCGCCGACCTCGCCGTGCTCGAACTCGACCCGTACGCGGCATCCGTGGAGGCGCTGCGCGCCATGCCCGTCGCCGCGACCCTGCTCGACGGACGCATCACCCACCAGACGCTCTGA
- a CDS encoding Fpg/Nei family DNA glycosylase yields MPEGHSVHRITRQFERNFVGHVVRASSPQGRFAAGAAEIDGRRMTDARAVGKQMFLGFEGDVWLRVHLGMYGAWDFAGEILMDATIASANGRMGQTNQAGTFLDRPNPDAVVFDSAGENSLQSIGAPRKTRLRMSESEKEKDGNGLDTFPPEPIGQVRVRLLTDTICADLRGPTACEVLDPAQVEAVVGRLGPDPLLDDGPEAEECFTRRILKTATPIGLLLMDQNVVAGIGNVYRAELLFRAKQNPHTPGKLVPEEHVRHLWRDWAKLLRIGVETGQMMTMDDLDPEAYRAAMASRDDRHWVYKREGLPCRVCGTNIVLEEMGARKLYWCPYCQA; encoded by the coding sequence GTGCCCGAGGGTCACTCCGTCCACCGCATCACCCGGCAGTTCGAACGCAACTTCGTCGGGCATGTCGTGCGCGCCTCGAGCCCGCAAGGCCGGTTCGCCGCCGGAGCGGCCGAGATCGACGGCCGGCGCATGACCGATGCGCGGGCCGTGGGCAAGCAGATGTTCCTCGGCTTCGAGGGCGACGTCTGGCTGCGCGTGCACCTCGGCATGTACGGGGCGTGGGACTTCGCCGGCGAGATCCTGATGGATGCCACGATCGCCTCGGCGAACGGGCGCATGGGGCAGACGAACCAGGCCGGCACCTTCCTCGACCGGCCGAACCCCGACGCCGTCGTCTTCGACTCGGCCGGCGAGAACTCGTTGCAGTCGATCGGCGCACCGCGCAAGACGCGCCTGCGCATGTCGGAGTCTGAGAAGGAGAAGGACGGCAACGGCCTCGACACCTTCCCGCCCGAGCCCATCGGGCAGGTGCGGGTGCGGCTCCTCACCGACACGATCTGCGCCGACCTGCGTGGCCCGACCGCCTGCGAGGTGCTCGACCCCGCCCAGGTCGAAGCCGTGGTCGGCCGACTCGGCCCCGACCCCTTGCTCGACGACGGGCCCGAGGCCGAAGAGTGCTTCACCCGCAGGATCCTGAAGACGGCGACCCCGATCGGCCTGCTGCTCATGGACCAGAACGTGGTCGCGGGCATCGGCAACGTGTACCGGGCCGAACTCCTCTTCCGGGCGAAGCAGAACCCGCACACGCCGGGCAAGCTCGTGCCCGAGGAGCATGTGCGCCACCTGTGGCGCGACTGGGCGAAGCTGCTGCGCATCGGTGTCGAGACGGGTCAGATGATGACCATGGACGACCTCGACCCCGAGGCGTACCGCGCAGCGATGGCCAGCCGCGACGACCGCCACTGGGTGTACAAGCGCGAGGGCCTGCCCTGTCGGGTCTGCGGCACGAACATCGTGCTCGAGGAGATGGGCGCCCGCAAGCTCTACTGGTGCCCCTACTGCCAGGCATGA
- a CDS encoding ribose-5-phosphate isomerase, translating to MRIHIATDHAGLEFSRTLVDHLTNGGHEVVDHGPAEYDALDDYPAFCINAALGVARDQAAGVRALGVVFGGSGNGEQIAANKVRGIRAALVWSMDTAMLAREHNDANVISIGARQHTVQEAIRYIDAFIAEPFSGDERHVRRIAQLAEYETTGDIAGKGVDVSPGSADGGVSTGSTSGL from the coding sequence ATGCGCATCCACATCGCGACCGACCACGCCGGCCTCGAATTCAGCCGCACGCTCGTCGATCACCTGACCAACGGCGGTCACGAGGTCGTCGACCATGGCCCGGCCGAGTACGACGCCCTCGACGACTACCCGGCGTTCTGCATCAACGCAGCACTCGGGGTCGCGCGCGATCAGGCAGCGGGCGTGCGCGCACTCGGCGTGGTGTTCGGCGGTTCGGGCAACGGCGAGCAGATCGCGGCCAACAAGGTCCGCGGCATCCGCGCAGCCCTCGTCTGGAGCATGGACACCGCGATGCTCGCCCGTGAGCACAACGATGCCAACGTCATCTCGATCGGAGCCCGCCAGCACACCGTGCAGGAGGCGATCCGGTACATCGACGCCTTCATCGCCGAGCCCTTCTCGGGCGACGAGCGCCATGTGCGCCGCATCGCCCAACTCGCCGAGTACGAGACGACGGGCGACATCGCGGGCAAGGGCGTCGATGTCTCGCCCGGGTCTGCAGACGGCGGGGTTTCGACAGGCTCAACCAGCGGGCTCTGA
- a CDS encoding DUF2332 domain-containing protein, which yields MSTSTDASASTADRYRSFAEVEAHGMSATYEAWAAGVATDASTLALIDELPPPKRQPNLVFSSARLLGAPTGAYPAFAEWLAEHWNDVREVALTHATQTNEAARCALHLPVLGGIEGTIALLEVGASAGLCLYPDQYSYRYSGHPQLDPVGGPSTVVLDCTLRGDVPAPVPAAMPEVVWRAGIDLHPLDVRSTADVDWLDALVWPEHDDRRVRLRAAAEIAARTPPLLVSGDLNERLSALAASAPSDATLVVFHTAVLMYLDEEGRDAFVEQVRELPGHWLSVEGRSVVRGIRVRDDVPNESSDLVLAVDGVQRAWAHPHGRAVTWAPNP from the coding sequence ATGAGCACCAGCACCGATGCATCCGCGTCGACGGCCGACCGGTACCGCTCGTTCGCCGAGGTCGAGGCGCACGGCATGTCCGCCACCTACGAGGCCTGGGCTGCAGGGGTGGCGACGGATGCCTCGACCCTCGCCCTCATCGACGAGCTGCCGCCGCCGAAGCGGCAGCCGAACCTCGTCTTCTCGTCCGCGCGCCTGCTCGGCGCCCCGACCGGCGCCTACCCTGCGTTCGCGGAGTGGCTCGCCGAGCACTGGAACGACGTGCGCGAGGTCGCGCTCACCCACGCAACGCAGACCAACGAGGCCGCGCGCTGCGCGCTGCACCTGCCCGTGCTCGGCGGCATCGAGGGCACGATCGCGCTGCTCGAGGTCGGGGCATCCGCGGGCCTCTGCCTGTACCCCGACCAGTACAGCTACCGGTATTCGGGACATCCGCAACTGGACCCGGTGGGCGGCCCGAGCACGGTGGTGCTCGACTGCACCCTCCGCGGCGACGTGCCGGCGCCCGTGCCCGCAGCCATGCCCGAGGTCGTCTGGCGCGCGGGCATCGACCTGCACCCGCTCGACGTGCGCTCGACCGCCGACGTCGACTGGCTCGACGCGCTGGTGTGGCCCGAGCACGACGACCGTCGCGTCCGGCTTCGGGCCGCCGCCGAGATCGCGGCCCGCACCCCGCCGCTCCTCGTCAGCGGCGACCTCAACGAGCGACTCTCCGCGCTCGCCGCATCCGCTCCCTCCGATGCCACGCTCGTCGTCTTCCACACGGCAGTGCTCATGTACCTCGACGAGGAGGGCCGGGATGCGTTCGTCGAGCAGGTGCGCGAGCTGCCCGGTCACTGGCTCTCGGTCGAGGGGCGAAGCGTGGTCCGCGGCATCCGCGTGCGCGACGACGTGCCCAACGAGAGCAGCGACCTCGTGCTCGCCGTCGACGGTGTGCAACGCGCCTGGGCGCACCCGCACGGGCGTGCGGTCACGTGGGCGCCGAATCCATAG